One window of Daphnia carinata strain CSIRO-1 chromosome 7, CSIRO_AGI_Dcar_HiC_V3, whole genome shotgun sequence genomic DNA carries:
- the LOC130687381 gene encoding uncharacterized protein LOC130687381 isoform X2, producing MSSGGGTHHPIPEFRDADHFWGPGLSQVVNGSHEIIRPKPRRPGELNRLSADGSILLKNGGGYGGANGFLHHQSSPAFQNHLQLQQQHNAASAGGVGQHPSQVHQSQAQQTAAALMMNGKSPSRDLGGGSTPVLKMTSAHNNAANTQAFRNNSARLDCGAGSSSHTNIGGAMIGAAGVPSIMSASAAVRSVSRERLVQSQVVCLATSNNSNNNNNNNNTGNSSRDLMARDARDAWDYYGPPPSGQQAGNSSMANAGLSGSSPSIVGSSPKTFNGLANNGASPSYATRPAVGPGGPASIINNVRQTQQSPAAGCSGGLVQHQPSFQQPQQQRPNVAGINGIAASAAIVGGLRDPRDRFSLLSSSATSPSSSSSPKLDNGNAAANNGNSLIHAPSPQRLYSPVGQCHPQQPHRNQTQQQQQQQTIGQQQHQQQLLQAQSHHQQQQQQQQQHASQSLQQGCVINSQPQQHQQQQQQQQQQSQQQQQMIHHLQYPYYNAKLESLTHRMPNLSFEGLGQQQQTAATGSAVVSSRVTEQPPLSPALVAASPSFSSTTSSSSSSSSSSSSSSSSSCCIPSTPAGSGVSPSTTTTATAAAIAAAAAAAASSQPSASCSNGGNGGGSSGPSPDTSSKHEPSLLFVSAGHAESTAASDQSVNARATGAPATTSPLLLPPAGQVCGNASQQSSSSAEVNGAGNSETSASSSSSCSPPSDNIVDVSNKLQQQFDALCMDEAFATAAIVTASVRTSSPSVVAKTTSLSGRHNNKDLLSAEASAYLFRLADPSMMLVRPDSSPALAAASSTSTPAADQEEPIDVGGGGSNSSTSSRTGRLMAAGVSNVSDVLGAGMSPESVTDCGSLSKSSSDGDPVGVVSRKRPPTKLKSRRRNILSFPHHISVDELRLIQRRKESMYGGSSSDENRSSGHASMSDGHTSSSPPAETLPRHTHYRTCLNAVPEDDKMSANCVTPQQSHPPKTNNNRRVVAGKAVSRHRGLTGVKDDLSSQLEHATGLEDIKMAIEQLTLRSHGSRTSYSTSTYSSLSGSEGGAEPMRRLIRHSSLETINTNVTVADEFVWVDSYNRLVELQQLPWSNHDVLRVIQNGRIKEHLERVSMETVPRLSYLLQRALVRIARETQRLARPLAMCSKQEVCSALRIVLSPALADSCIKACLRAAAMFTVSGDMVRQSKSARAALQLSVGRFHRWMCDVRLGKFIHDYAAVYLAAGLENLLEEIMMQCMPSDQETLLTASVLENAIANNGDLWGLLQPYAHLNAGRTATGALSLPRWPSQSGLDSGLRGSGSVSSNGDDHSRSAKTLEQSLLTTCVGTINELHELLQRVTQFHFRHSAPCPGATPNGGSKQALTWASSALHALFYFMRCSQLEHAEHAQRAPIQELVYERPYIVLPPLIEWVRVASAHAEHRHSSVLDKDDVAQAARLLLPGVDCPIRAYGFEEILCPRRHMDDLECSRKLKIDLAFKMLSSARSDLIPHALQLLPSTKINTVSEHGLTPLMLAAIRGDETLAKVLLDAGADVDAETPTIAGAQTHPGAYPNPETQHWTALTYTAVQGQLNIAKLLLERGANVEGGARLSEDKCTETPLQVAVGSGNLEMISMLLAHGARPFLSTLVRDTLCYSSSAQKGCYSAMAVAAAHGQRAVLHKLLSHPVNGNSNAEVLSLEEILAEGASHLTSDRRPTRSQGSGSSSSSDSSRSGSNSANGGDNKLQVVKLNKGQIKALQEAMYHSAENAHLDITLDLRNLGVPWTLHCWMHTLATAHEHSLENVIDQLLQDFLQVWGPDDYSTQFVDECLPIIFNIFRYSKNEGTTLLLADIFATCYGRETIKEIRDTSLCGGPRIDPKFVNNPELSDVQFRVEGRVFYAHKLILITASPRFKSMLNSKFCEGNPPIIQINDIRYDIFQMVMHYLYKGGCENLDVNQNDVLELMAAANFFQLDGLLRFCESRCSTLVDLDNIVSMYIHAKVYNAVQLLEYCQGFLLQNMVALLTYDDSVRRLIFGKKLHNHDVLAGLLLTLQARIKSRSQHKLNK from the exons GCCTGGCGAATTGAACAGACTCAGCGCCGATGGATCAATCCTTTTGAAGAATGGAGGAGGGTACGGCGGAGCGAATGGATTCCTTCACCATCAGTCGTCTCCGGCCTTCCAGAATCATCTGCAGCTACAGCAGCAACATAATGCGGCGTCAGCTGGAGGAGTAGGTCAACATCCGTCACAGGTTCACCAGTCACAGGCGCAGCAAACGGCGGCTGCGTTGATGATGAACGGCAAATCGCCGTCACGCGACCTGGGCGGCGGATCAACTCCCGTTTTGAAAATGACGTCCGCCCACAACAACGCGGCAAACActcag GCTTTCCGGAATAATTCCGCCAGACTGGACTGCGGCGCTGGCTCGTCGAGCCACACCAACATCGGCGGCGCTATGATCGGCGCTGCGGGAGTTCCATCCATCATGAGCGCGTCGGCGGCCGTTCGTTCCGTGTCCCGCGAACGGCTTGTTCAAAGCCAAGTCGTCTGCCTGGCCAcgtccaacaacagcaacaacaacaacaacaataataacacGGGTAACAGTAGTCGCGATTTGATGGCCCGTGACGCCCGTGATGCATGGGATTACTACGGTCCGCCGCCCTCTGGCCAGCAGGCCGGCAATAGCAGCATGGCGAACGCGGGTCTTTCTGGCTCGTCTCCGTCGATCGTTGGATCGTCACCGAAGACGTTCAACGGACTGGCCAACAACGGGGCGAGCCCGTCTTACGCGACACGCCCGGCGGTGGGACCGGGCGGGCCGGCCTCTATCATCAATAACGTTCGACAGACGCAACAATCGCCTGCAGCCGGCTGCAGTGGCGGTCTTGTTCAGCATCAGCCATCGTTTCAGCAACCGCAACAACAGCGGCCGAATGTCGCCGGAATAAATGGCATCGCCGCATCGGCAGCTATAGTTGGAGGGCTACGTGACCCGCGTGATCGTTTCTCTTTGCTCTCGTCGTCGGCCACCTCCCCTTCATCGTCTTCGTCTCCCAAATTGGACAATGGAAATGCAGCCGCCAATAATGGCAATTCTCTTATACACGCACCTTCGCCACAGAGGTTGTACAGTCCGGTTGGCCAGTGCCACCCACAGCAGCCACATCGAAATCAAactcagcaacaacagcagcaacagacgattgggcaacaacaacatcaacagcaattgctgcaggcccagtctcaccaccagcagcagcaacaacaacaacaacaacacgcatCGCAATCGTTGCAGCAAGGTTGTGTAATTAACTCGCAGCCCCAGCagcatcagcagcagcagcaacaacaacaacaacagtctcaacaacagcaacagatGATCCATCATTTGCAGTATCCTTATTATAATGCCAAGTTGGAGAGTCTGACCCATCGGATGCCCAACCTGAGTTTCGAAGGTCTgggtcagcaacaacaaacggCAGCGACGGGATCCGCCGTGGTCAGCAGTCGGGTGACTGAACAGCCTCCTCTTTCACCCGCTCTTGTTGCTGCCTCTCCTTCATTTTCATCCACCACCTCCTCTTCCtcgtcctcctcttcttcttcttcttcctcctcctcctcctcctgtTGTATCCCATCAACCCCGGCGGGCTCTGGTGTCTCcccatcaacaacaacaacagccacgGCAGCAGcaatagcagcagcagcagcggcagcagcaAGTTCACAGCCATCGGCTTCTTGTAGTAATGGCGGCAACGGTGGTGGCAGTAGTGGGCCATCGCCAGACACGAGCAGCAAACACGAGCCTTCGCTGCTCTTCGTGTCCGCGGGGCATGCCGAATCGACGGCGGCCAGCGATCAATCCGTCAACGCCAGGGCAACGGGCGCACCAGCCACAACCAGTCCGCTCCTATTGCCGCCAGCAGGGCAGGTGTGTGGCAACGCGAGCCAACAGTCCAGTTCGTCGGCAGAGGTCAACGGTGCCGGTAATTCGGAAACGAGCGCATCGTCCTCCTCTTCCTGCTCGCCCCCCTCGGATAACATCGTCGATGTCAGCAACAAGTTGCAGCAGCAGTTCGACGCCTTGTGCATGGACGAAGCCTTTGCGACGGCAGCCATAGTGACGGCGTCGGTCAGGACGAGCAGTCCGTCGGTGGTGGCCAAGACGACGTCGCTGTCTGGCCGTCACAACAACAAGGATTTACTTAGTGCAGAAGCCAGTGCTTACCTGTTTCGGCTGGCCGATCCGTCCATGATGTTGGTGCGTCCAGACTCGTCGCCCGCTTTGGCGGCGGCCAGCAGCACGTCGACACCTGCAGCCGATCAAGAAGAGCCTATCGACgtaggaggaggaggatcCAATTCGTCCACGTCGTCCCGAACGGGGAGACTGATGGCCGCTGGCGTTTCGAATGTGTCGGACGTGCTGGGCGCCGGCATGTCACCCGAATCGGTCACCGATTGCGGATCGCTTTCAAAAAGCTCTTCAGATGGAGATCCGGTTGGCGTCGTCAGCCGCAAGCGACCGCCCACCAAACTGAAATCGCGGCGTCGCAACATCCTCAGCTTCCCGCACCACATCAGCGTCGACGAGCTGCGTCTCatccag CGTCGCAAAGAGTCGATGTACGGAGGATCGTCGTCGGACGAGAACAGGTCTTCGGGTCACGCCAGCATGTCGGACGGACACACGAGCTCGTCACCACCCGCCGAGACCCTGCCCAGGCACACGCACTACCGCACCTGCCTCAACGCCGTACCTGAAGATGACAA GATGTCGGCCAACTGTGTCACGCCGCAGCAGAGTCACCCGCCCAAGACCAACAATAACAGAAGAGTAGTGGCCGGCAAGGCCGTGTCGCGCCATCGGGGTCTCACCGGAGTCAAA GATGATCTGTCATCGCAGCTGGAACACGCCACCGGGCTAGAGGACATCAAAATGGCCATCGAGCAGCTGACGTTGCGCTCGCACGGATCGCGTACGTCTTACTCGACGTCGACCTATTCGAGCTTGAGCGGGAGCGAGGGCGGAGCGGAGCCGATGCGCCGACTCATTCGTCATTCCTCCCTGGAAACGATCAACACCAACGTGACAGTTGCCGACGAGTTCGTTTGGGTCGACTCTTACAATCGGCTGGTGGAACTCCAACAGTTGCCTTGGTCCAATCACGATGTCCTCAGGGTCATCCAGAACGGGCGCATCAAAGAGCACCTGGAACGCGTTTCGATGGAGACGGTGCCACGCCTTTCCTATTTGCTCCAGCGCGCTTTGGTCCGCATCGCCAGAGAAACCCAAAGACTCGCCCGTCCGTTGGCCATGTGTTCCAAACAGGAAGTCTGCTCGGCTCTGCGCATCGTTCTGTCGCCAGCATTGGCCGATAGTTGCATCAAG GCGTGTTTGCGCGCCGCCGCCATGTTCACCGTTTCGGGCGATATGGTGCGCCAAAGTAAATCGGCCAGAGCGGCACTGCAACTCTCTGTGGGCCGATTCCATCGCTGGATGTGCGACGTCCGCTTGGGAAAATTCATTCACGA TTATGCTGCTGTTTATTTGGCCGCTGGCTTGGAAAATTTGCTAGAAGAGATCATGATGCAGTGCATGCCATCGGATCAAGAGACCCTGCTGACGGCCTCCGTTTTGGAAAACGCCATCGCTAACAATGGCGATCTGTGGGGCTTATTACAACCCTACGCTCATCTGAACGCCGGGAGGACTGCTACTG GAGCGTTGTCGCTTCCGAGGTGGCCGTCTCAGTCCGGGTTGGATAGCGGACTGCGCGGCTCCGGATCCGTCTCTTCCAACGGCGACGACCACAGCCGTTCGGCCAAAACACTTGAACAAAGTTTACTGACGACTTGCGTCGGGACCATCAACGAGTTGCACGAACTTCTCCAACGGGTCACTCAGTTCCACTTCCGCCATAGCGCTCCGTGCCCAGGAGCCACACCCAACGGAGGATCCAAACAGGCTCTCACCTGGGCATCGTCTGCTCTTCATGCCCTCTTTTACTTTATGCGGTGTTCGCAG TTGGAACACGCAGAACACGCACAGAGAGCTCCCATCCAGGAACTGGTCTACGAGCGGCCTTACATCGTGTTGCCACCGCTGATTGAATGGGTCCGGGTCGCCAGTGCGCACGCAGAACATCGCCATTCGTCCGTATTGGACAAAGACGATGTTGCGCAAGCTGCTAGACTTCTTCTACCCGGAGTCGATTGTCCCATCAGAGCCTACGG GTTCGAGGAGATTCTCTGCCCACGACGCCACATGGACGATTTGGAGTGCTCACGCAAACTGAAAATCGATTTGGCCTTTAAGATGCTCAGTTCGGCTCGTAGCGACCTTATTCCGCACGCTTTGCAGCTATTGCCATCCACAAag ATTAACACGGTCAGCGAACACGGACTGACACCTTTGATGCTGGCCGCTATCCGCGGAGACGAAACTTTGGCCAAAGTGCTCTTGGACGCCGGAGCCGACGTGGATGCGGAAACGCCCACGATTGCCGGAGCGCAAACGCATCCGGGAGCCTATCCGAACCCCGAAACTCAACACTGGACGGCGTTGACTTATACGGCCGTCCAAGGTCAGCTTAATATCGCCAAATTGCTCCTGGAACGAGGGGCTAATGTGGAAGGTGGAGCTCGACTTAGTGAAGACAAGTGCACGGAAACGCCGTTACAG GTGGCCGTTGGATCAGGAAATTTAGAAATGATTTCAATGCTGCTCGCGCATGGAGCGCGGCCATTCCTATCGACATTAGTAAGAGACACTTTGTGCTACTCTAGCTCTGCCCAAAAAGGATGTTACAG TGCCATGGCCGTCGCCGCCGCCCATGGTCAACGAGCTGTGCTGCACAAGTTGCTCTCGCATCCGGTCAACGGTAACAGTAATGCTGAAGTGCTATCATTGGAGGAGATTTTGGCTGAAGGGGCCTCTCATTTAACCTCGGATCGTAGACCGACCCGTTCGCAG GGTTCGGGGTCCAGTAGTTCAAGCGACTCGTCCAGGTCGGGTAGCAACAGCGCCAATGGCGGTGACAATAAGTTGCAGGTTGTCAAGCTGAACAAAGGACAGATCAAAGCCCTGCAGGAAGCCATGTATCACAGTGCTGAAAATGCTCATCTAGACATTACCTTGGACTTGCGCAACTTGGGGGTCCCGTGGACCCTTCACTGCTGGATGCACACTCTAGCAACGGCGCACGAACATTCGCTGGAGAATGTCATCGACCAGCTGCTTCAGGACTTTCTACAAGTCTGGGGACCTGATGACTACTCGACCCAGTTTGTTGACGAGTGTTTACCCATCATCTTTAACATCTTCCGTTACAGCAAG AACGAAGGGACGACTCTCTTGCTGGCCGACATTTTTGCAACCTGTTATGGAAGAGAAACAATCAAAGAGATTCGTGATACATCACTTTGCGGAGGGCCTCGAATCGATCCAAAGTTTGTCAACAATCCAGAATTAAGTGACGTCCAGTTCCGCGTTGAGGGCCGAGTCTTTTACGCTCACAAG CTCATCTTAATCACTGCCTCGCCCCGATTTAAGAGCATGCTCAATTCCAAATTCTGCGAGGGAAACCCACCAATTATTCAAATCAACGATATTCGCTACGATATTTTCCAG ATGGTGATGCACTACTTGTACAAAGGAGGATGTGAGAATTTGGACGTCAATCAGAATGACGTGTTGGAGCTGATGGCTGCGGCCAATTTCTTTCAGCTTGACGGATTACTCCGCTTTTGCGAATCTAGGTGTTCCACTCTGGTTGATTTGGATAATATCGTCTCGATGTACATTCACGCTAAG GTCTATAACGCTGTCCAGTTGTTGGAATATTGCCAAGGATTCTTATTGCAAAACATGGTGGCTCTATTGACTTACGACGATTCCGTCCGGCGTCTTATCTTCGGAAAGAAGCTCCACAATCACGATGTATTAGCCGGATTGTTGTTGACGCTACAAGCGCGCATCAAGAGCCGCTCCCAGCACAAGTTGAACAAATGA